Part of the Tenacibaculum sp. SZ-18 genome, CCCATTTTACAACATTAAAAAAGTTAAAATATTAGTAATTTTACAATTATGACAGAGCTTTACTACTGAGTAATTACTTAAACTGATTCTAAATAAGGATGATAAGTAAAAAAGCAGATCAATAAGCCGGATTCTGTAACTTAAAAAGTTCTTATCATTTATCTAGGTTTATGATTACTCATAAAATCTATCTGCCTACCCCTTAGAATCGCGCGAGTAGCACTCGAGCTCTAATATACGTGGCATTGCACCGCATAGAGTTTACCTGATTTCACTACAGCATTACCTGTACATTCTTTCTGTTGCACTTGTCCTCAGTTTACACTGGACGGATGTTATCCGCTATACTTACTCTTTGGTGTCCGGACTTTCCTCTAAAGTTTAGTAACTCTAGCGATAAGACTGATCTGCTTAATATTTTAAAAATTTCTTTATAAAAAAACCCACTCAAAGATTGAGTGGGAAAATTGCTATGAAAAAGAAAAAGTATCTAGAACGTCTTCTAGATGGAACAAATATATTATATTTTTTCCATGTGACAATAAAAAATAGAAAAAACTTTGAATTTTTATGAAAACATATCTTTAACCTTTTCGAAGAATGATTTATCCGATTTTTGAGGATTAGGAGAAAAATTATCATCTCCTAACATTGATTCAAAAAACTTCCTTTGTTCTTTATTCAATTCCTGAGGTGTCCATACATTAATATGAATCAGAAAATCACCATTTCCATACCTTTCAATACTTGGTAATCCTTTTCCTTTTAATCTTAAAATTTTTCCAGATTGTGTTCCTGCATCAATTTTAATTTTAACTTTTCCAGTAACTGTATCTATCTCTTTTGAAGTTCCTAAAACAGCTTCTGAAAAGTTTATATACAAATCGTAATGAATATTACTACCTTCTCTTTTCAAACTTTCATGTTGAACTTCTTCAATGAGTACTAGCAAATCTCCTGGAATAGAGTTTTTTCCTGGTGCTTCATTTCCTTTTCCTCCTACTTTGAGTTGTACTCCTTCAGTTACTCCTTCAGGAATATTAATTGAAACTGTTTCCTCTCTCATTACCATTCCCTGTGAATCCGCCTCACTTGGTCTTTTATCAATAATTTCTCCTGCTCCTTGACAAGAACTACAAGTAGTAGCAGTTTGCATTCTTCCTAAAATGGTATTCGTAACTCTCATAACTTGACCTGACCCATTACAAGTTGGACAAGTTTTATATGTAACTCCGTCAGCTTGAACTTTACGTCTTACTTTTACTTTCTTTTCAACACCTTTGGCTATTTCTTCTAAAGTAAGTTTTACTCTTATTCGTAAGTTACCTCCTTTAACTCTAGCTTGACGGCGACCTCCGCCACCAAAACCACCAAAGCCGCCTCCAAAGGCACCTCCAAAAATATCACCGAACTGACTGAATATGTCATCCATATTCATACCACCGCCGCCGCCGAAGCCGCCATTGCCTTCAAATGCAGCATGTCCGAATTGATCATAACGTGCTTTTTTCTGCTCATCACTTAAAACTTCGTAAGCTTCAGCACACAACTTAAATTTCTCTTCAGCCTCTTTGTTATCAGGGTTTTTATCAGGATGATATTTGATTGCCATCTTACGATACGCTTTCTTTATTTCCGACTGATTAGCGGACTTAGAAACTCCTAATATTTCGTAATAATCTTGTTTTGCCATGTTTTTTAATTCTCAATGATCAATTTGCCGTTAAACACTTGTTAGGTATTTAATAATCAATATACATTGTTTATCTTTATGATTGAGCCACTACCACTTTTGGGTGACGAATAATTTTATCTCCTAATTTGTATCCCTTCTCTACACAATCAATAATCTTTCCTTTTAAATCTTCTGATGGCGCAAGAATTTGAGTGATTGCCTCATGTGTATCCGCATCAAAAACATCACCTTGATTAACCTCAATAGAAACTAGACCTTTTTGCTCAAGAGTTTTAAGCAATTTTTGGTAAATCAATAACACACCTTTTCTTAATTCCTCTGCCTCTTTATCATCTTCAATATGTGTCAGAGCTCTTTCAAAATCATCCAAAATTGGCAGTAAAACTGTCATTAATTCTTGATTTGCGGTTTTAAACAACTCAATTCTTTCCTTAGTTGTTCGTTTTTTATAATTTTCGAACTCCGCAAAAAGACGTAAATATCTATCTTTTTCTACTTGAATTAATTCCTCAGTAGTAGGTTCATCTTTCTTTGAATTTTTACCTTCTGCTTCTGCTCCTTCAGGCTTTACCTTCAAATCATCATTCTCAATAGCATCTTTTATTTCGTCTTCCTTAGTATATTCGTCTTTACTCATTGTAAATAATTTCTTTGTATTTATCTCAATCATAGTTAGCAAGAATACTGCCAACACCCAATTAATGTCATATTGACATTTTAAAAAAATGATATCCGTTAATTTTCACGTATGGCCATTTTATAGGATTCTTTGTTTTTTTTTTAGTAAATTGTACATCAATTAAATAAAACACCCCTAATTATGAAAACAACTTTTTCAAAAGTTTTTGCAGCAAGTTTAATGTTAATTATTATTTCATGTAAGAAAAATCCTGCTGAAAGTCCTGAACATAAAGCTTTAGTAGCGGAACATGAAACAATGATGAAAACCCATGAAGAACTTGAAAAAAATCATTCCGAAATGAGTGACGATCATGGAAAAATGATTAGCGCTCACAAGGACACGGAAAATGATTCTCTTCATTTGGCTAACGAAAAGAAGCATGCCACAATACTTAACTCACACTCAACACTTGTTGAAAAACATAAAGCGTTAATTGCTGACCATAAAGCGCTGGAAGAAAAACACGCTTCAGGGAAAATTAGTCTTGAGGAAATGACTAAAGATCATGAAGAATTAAAGAAACAACATTTAGAAATGATTGATGAACATAAGAAGATGCTAAAAGATCATGAAATGATAAAGTCTGAAGATTCTAAAATGTTGGAAGAACACAAAAAGGAAGAGTCTGACACTACAAAAAAATAGAAAATTTTACTTTTAAAGTTTTACAAGCGACCTAATATTTGGGTCGTTTTTTTTAACATTTAATTTAAATGCATGTCATTTTTGTAAGACTTTACATCAGTACTTTTACATAAGTTAAATCAAATATTAATTTTAAAAAGTACCTTTTTGGAAATTATGAAAAAATCATTTTTAAATGTTTCGGGTGCTACTTTATTAAGTAAAGCACAACAACAAGAAGTTAACGGTGGAATCGATTTAATCGGTTATGGAGATTTAAGTAAATGCGGATGTGATTGCGCAGGAAGAGTTACTGGTCCATTATACTGCCATAAACTTATGGCCTGTCCTCAGGTTTACACTTGTGAAGAAACAATGTAAAAAGTAAACTTTACAAACAAAAAAGGCATCTGTAAAAAACAGATGCCTTTTCTTTCTTTATGATTAATTTAATTAATCTTCTATTCTTTCAATTTTTGCTCCTAAAGCTTGAAGTCTTGGAACAATTCTTTCGTATCCTCTATCAATTTGCTCTATATTATTAATAATACTTGTTCCTTTGGCAGATAAAGCTGCAATTAATAATGAAATTCCTGCCCTGATATCAGGTGACGTCATTTTCGTTGCTTTTAACTGACTTTCGAAATCATGACCAATAACGGTTGCTCTATGTGGATCACATAATATTACTTTTGCTCCCATATCGATTAACTTATCTACAAAAAACAATCTACTTTCAAACATTTTTTGATGGATTAATACTGTTCCTTTAGCTTGAGTAGCAACCACTAAAACAATACTTAATAAGTCAGGAGTAAATCCAGGCCAAGGAGCATCTGCAACAGTTAAAACAGAACCATCAATATAATTTTGGATTTCGTAGCTTTCCTGTTCAGCGATATAAATATCATCACCTTTCTTCTCTAGATTAATTCCAAGTTTTCTAAATACATTAGGAATCTGACCTAAATCTTTCCAACTTACATCTTTGATTGTTAGTTCAGATTTTGTCATAGCAGCCATACCTATCCAACTACCTATTTCAATCATATCTGGTAAAATTCTATGCTCGCATCCAGCTAAACTCTCAACACCTTCAATAGTTAATAAATTCGAACCAACACCAGAAATTTTTGCTCCCATGCTATTCAACATTTTAGAAAGTTGTTGAATATACGGTTCACAAGCTGCGTTAT contains:
- the dnaJ gene encoding molecular chaperone DnaJ; this translates as MAKQDYYEILGVSKSANQSEIKKAYRKMAIKYHPDKNPDNKEAEEKFKLCAEAYEVLSDEQKKARYDQFGHAAFEGNGGFGGGGGMNMDDIFSQFGDIFGGAFGGGFGGFGGGGRRQARVKGGNLRIRVKLTLEEIAKGVEKKVKVRRKVQADGVTYKTCPTCNGSGQVMRVTNTILGRMQTATTCSSCQGAGEIIDKRPSEADSQGMVMREETVSINIPEGVTEGVQLKVGGKGNEAPGKNSIPGDLLVLIEEVQHESLKREGSNIHYDLYINFSEAVLGTSKEIDTVTGKVKIKIDAGTQSGKILRLKGKGLPSIERYGNGDFLIHINVWTPQELNKEQRKFFESMLGDDNFSPNPQKSDKSFFEKVKDMFS
- a CDS encoding nucleotide exchange factor GrpE, with the protein product MSKDEYTKEDEIKDAIENDDLKVKPEGAEAEGKNSKKDEPTTEELIQVEKDRYLRLFAEFENYKKRTTKERIELFKTANQELMTVLLPILDDFERALTHIEDDKEAEELRKGVLLIYQKLLKTLEQKGLVSIEVNQGDVFDADTHEAITQILAPSEDLKGKIIDCVEKGYKLGDKIIRHPKVVVAQS
- the murA gene encoding UDP-N-acetylglucosamine 1-carboxyvinyltransferase — encoded protein: MASFKIEGGHKLKGKITPQGAKNEALQVICAVLLTPEKVVINNIPDIIDVNKLIFILGELGVKVKKLGDNSYSFQSDEIKLDYLESSEFKRDGSSLRGSIMIVGPLLARFGKGYIPRPGGDKIGRRRLDTHFEGFINLGAKFRYNKEEYFYGVEAFNGLTGTDMLLDEASVTGTANIIMAAVLAKGTTTIYNAACEPYIQQLSKMLNSMGAKISGVGSNLLTIEGVESLAGCEHRILPDMIEIGSWIGMAAMTKSELTIKDVSWKDLGQIPNVFRKLGINLEKKGDDIYIAEQESYEIQNYIDGSVLTVADAPWPGFTPDLLSIVLVVATQAKGTVLIHQKMFESRLFFVDKLIDMGAKVILCDPHRATVIGHDFESQLKATKMTSPDIRAGISLLIAALSAKGTSIINNIEQIDRGYERIVPRLQALGAKIERIED